Part of the Nitrospirota bacterium genome is shown below.
GAGAAGCGCGTATCATCGATAGTTATAATTCTGAGAATCGTATTACAATTTCAGCAGATGATTGGAATAAGTTAATCAGCCAAATAAAGAAAAACCAAATTGGTAAAATAGGAGCTTAGAGAGATGGTCAGCTTAGCCATTGCATCTGGAAGTTTTCTATTGGTCTCTATTGTGACGTTTCTTAACTTTTATCGGCAGTCACCAACCTTAAGTAAAAAGAGAGATGAGGGAATCAATCGTATACTTAAAAATCACATTATGCATAATCCGCCTTTAACAGCCTCAGGACTTTTGAATCTGCTTACAGATGAATTAGGTTTTCCACGCCTAAAACTTGTTTTGGCTGAGGTGGAGCCAAATGGTTTCAAGAAATCCATGATTTTCTTTGGAATCGCAACCCTTATTGCATTACTCTCAATTATTTTGCCAGAAAATATTTTGACAATTTTACCATATAAATGGATTCCCGGGGTCATATGGTCTCTTATCTTCTCAGTTGGAATATTCTTTTTTATAGACGATTCCAGATTCTATTATCATCTTTACAAGATGGAACGACTAATAGACAATAAATGAATAAGGATATATGATTGTCTAACGAATCACTCAAGCCGACCAGGAACAACGCTGGTTTGATTTTGGCAAAGGCTTGTGGCCGGGCGGCTTAGCTCATTGTTGAACCATAGTTTTTAGACAGGCTCTGTGTCTCTATTTATTTTCGATAGCTTGTCACAACCGTTTGATGTTAAAATAAAACTGTATGAGTCCTTCAATTTTTAGGGAAAGGGGATACAGATTTTATTTTCTTTCAAATGAAGAGGATAGAATCCATATCCATGTTACATGCGAGGACGGGGAGGCTAAGTTTTGGCTGGAACCCATAATATCATTAGCTATATCTCATGGGTTAAATCCAAGAAAGTTGAACGAAATTCAAAAAATCGTAGAGGAGCATAAAAATGAAATCATTAAAGCATGGCGAACACATTTCAGTAAGCGTTGAAAATATAACGCCTTTTGGTATCTGGCTGTATGTAAAAGAAAAAGAATATTTTCTAAGCTATAAGGACTATCCTTATTTTAAGGACCAGACATTGAGTTCCATACAAAATGTTCAATTACTTCATGGCTATCATTTGTATTGGCCTGAATTGGATGTTGACTTGGAAATTGACAATCTTGAAAATCCAGAAAAATACCCCCTAAAATTTGAATCAAAGAAACATCTAACGAGTCATTCAACGGGACGGCGAGTAGCCGCCCGTTAATTCAGGCGTTGAACCATAGTTTTTAGACAGGCTACACTTTCCATATTCTTGAGTATGACTTCTTGAAACAAACCCTTGCCCCTGCCTTCGATAAAAAAATCTTCAATGAGCTTGTAATCAAAATTCATGACAGGCCGCAAAGGACTAAATTATAGTTCCCTTTAACATCCCTGTAAAGGGCTTAACTGTTAAATTCCACAATAGCCGGGGCAGGCTTCTAAGACAAGAAGCAGTCCTGTTTTCGAATCTCACCCCGCCCCGAAAGAGCAGTTTTTATTCCTACAAATAAACTCTGTTGCAAAGCATCGTTCCGACAAAAACTGGTATAATAAAGCCATGATTAAAAACGCAAAGCTCCTTTCTGAATTTGAAGACAGGCTTCTAAGACAAGAAAGGCTCTCTTATAAAGAGGCATTGAAGCTCTTTGAGGCAATGTGGAAGGAGGCAGTGAGCTTTGGAGTCCTGCCTTTAAAAGACCCTATGGAAGACCTTGAGGCAGATATTGCACTTGCAAAGGTGTTAAATTCGTGTTTGAAAAACTCTTAGCAAAGGTAGCTTTTTCACTCAAAAGGCACAACATTCCCTATATGGTCATTGGTGGCCAGGCAGTTCTTCTTTATGGAGCACCGCGGCTTACAAAAGACATAGACATAACTCTCGGAGTCGGCATAGACAAACTCTCTGATGTGGTCAATACAGTCAAAGACGCGGGGCTGGAAATTCTTCCGAAAGATTCTGAAGGCTTTGTGAAAAAAACCTTTGTCCTGCCCACAAGGGATAGGAAAAGCAAAATGAGAGTGGATTTCATTTTTTCCTTTACCCCGTATGAAAGGCAGGCGATTTCAAGGGTAAGGGACATAGTCATTTCTGGCACTAAGATTAAATTTGCCTCTTTAGAGGATATTATCATCCATAAAGTCTTCTCATGCCGTGCAAGGGATTTAGAGGATGTCAGGTCAATGCTCATAAAAAACCCTGACTACGATATGGCTTATATAAAGAAATGGCTTGGAGAGTTTGATAAGCTATCAGAAGAGAAAAAGTTTACCAGCACTTTTAAGAATATACTTAAAACCCTGAAACATTGAGTCCGAATCTCACCCCCTCCGCCAGCATGCCTTTTTTTATAAAAAAGCCGGGGATGGGGGTTGAACCCACGACCTGCTGATTACGAATCAGCTGCTCTACCACTGAGCTACCCCGGCATGCACTAAAATATTTTATGCTATTTTCCTGTTTAACGACTCACTCTTCGGTCAGGCTCCACATGAACAACAATGTCAACAACTGAGGGAAACTCATCCTTAATCTTCTCCTCAACCGTAGTTGCTATATCATGGGCTTTATCCATGGGTAGCTCTGGCTCTACGAGTATATGAAGGTCGAGATAAACCGCATTTTGAGTACCCCTCGTCCTTATCCGATAGCATCCCTTTACCCCGGCAACCTTCATCACAGCCGCACTTATCGCCTCTGTATTTATGCAGATAGTATCCACAAGCACATCAGAGGCATTCTTAAGAATATCATAGCCGATCTTTCCTATGAAAAGGGTGATTACAAGCCCTGCAATAGTATCTGCAAAGGCATACCCCAGTCTTGTAAAGATAAGCCCCATAATTACTGCCAGCGAGGCAAGTATATCGCTTTTTGTGTGAAGGGCATCTGCTATGAGAAATGAGCTTTGAAGCTGTCTTCCCTTTCTCATCTCATATACCATAACGAATATGTTTATGAATAATGTCAGAAACATCACTATGAAGCTCGTATCCTCTGCAGTAGCCCTGTGTCCATCAAAAAACGAGTTATATGCCCTTCTAAAAATCTGAATGCATGTGGTGAATATCGCAAACGCTATGGCAATCGTAAAGAAGGTCTCGTATTTCTTATGCCCGTAAGGGTGCCTCTCATCGGGTGGATGGGATGCCACCCAGATGCCAACAAGCCCGATGACATTCGAGAACCCGTCAAACATGGAATGAAACCCATCCGAGAGCATTCCCACGGAGCCGCTTAAATAGCCATAGATTATCTTTGCAAAAGCCACCAGAAGGTTAAGCCCCAAGGTATAGATGAGAACCCTTCTTACCATCGAGGTGTTCCGGGCTGTATCTAAAATGGTATGCTCTGCCATTTCCTTTTGAACTCCATGAATCTATCTTCCTTTATAGAGTCCCTCATCTGTCTAAAGAACTCCATGTAAAAATAAAGATTATGTATAGTATTAAGCCTCATCGAAAGGATTTCCTTTGAAAGAAACATGTGCCTTAGATATGCCCTTGAGTAATTCCTGCATGTATAGCAGTCACAGTCAGGGTCAAGAGAAGAGCTGTCTTCTTTGTATTCTGTTCTTTTTATGCTTATCCTTCCCTCGGATGTAAAAAGCGTTCCATTTCTTGCATTTCTTGTAGGCATTACGCAGTCAAACATATCAAAGCCTGCCTCTACTGCATGGATGACATCCCTTAGCTCGCCTATACCCATAAGGTACCTCGGAGCTTCATATGGCAAAAGGGTCCCTGCATAGCTTATTATCTCATACATCTCATCTTTTGGCTCTCCAACAGAAACTCCTCCTACTGCATATCCATCAAAGCCAACTTCTGTAATCTCCTCTATGCTCTGTTTTCTAAGGTCTTTATACATGCCACCCTGAATGATTCCAAAAAGGGACGGATGGCTCTTATTGGTAATCCCCCTCTTATCCCCCTTTAGCAAAGGGGGATGTAGGGGGATTTGATTAGCAAAGGGGGATGTAGAGGGATTTTCTTCAACCGAGAAGAGCTTCTTATATGCCTCCTTAGACCTCTTTGCCCATTCTGTTGTGAGTCTGAGGGAGTTCAATGCATACTCATAAGAGACAGGATAAGGAGTGCACTCATCGAATGCCATGAATATATCGGAGCCTAAATCTGCCTGAATCTCCACTGCAAGCTCTGGGCTTATGAAATGCATTGAGCCGTCTATGTGGGATTTAAAACTAACGCCTTCCTCCTTTATATCTCTAAGCGCCGAAAGGCTATAGACCTGAAACCCACCGCTATCTGTAAGTATAGGTCTCTGCCAGTTCATGAATGAATGAAGACCGCCTAATCTTTTTATTGTCTCATTTCCGGGCCTTAAATAAAGGTGATAGGTATTTGAAAGAATTATCTCAACCCCAATGTCTTTAAGCTCCTCGGGGGTCATTGCCTTTACAGTGGCATTTGTCCCAACAGGCATGAATGAGGGGGTATGAATATCTCCCCTATGAGTCTTTATAATTCCGA
Proteins encoded:
- a CDS encoding cation transporter, translating into MAEHTILDTARNTSMVRRVLIYTLGLNLLVAFAKIIYGYLSGSVGMLSDGFHSMFDGFSNVIGLVGIWVASHPPDERHPYGHKKYETFFTIAIAFAIFTTCIQIFRRAYNSFFDGHRATAEDTSFIVMFLTLFINIFVMVYEMRKGRQLQSSFLIADALHTKSDILASLAVIMGLIFTRLGYAFADTIAGLVITLFIGKIGYDILKNASDVLVDTICINTEAISAAVMKVAGVKGCYRIRTRGTQNAVYLDLHILVEPELPMDKAHDIATTVEEKIKDEFPSVVDIVVHVEPDRRVSR
- the tgt gene encoding tRNA guanosine(34) transglycosylase Tgt — its product is MKFELISKETIGPRLGIIKTHRGDIHTPSFMPVGTNATVKAMTPEELKDIGVEIILSNTYHLYLRPGNETIKRLGGLHSFMNWQRPILTDSGGFQVYSLSALRDIKEEGVSFKSHIDGSMHFISPELAVEIQADLGSDIFMAFDECTPYPVSYEYALNSLRLTTEWAKRSKEAYKKLFSVEENPSTSPFANQIPLHPPLLKGDKRGITNKSHPSLFGIIQGGMYKDLRKQSIEEITEVGFDGYAVGGVSVGEPKDEMYEIISYAGTLLPYEAPRYLMGIGELRDVIHAVEAGFDMFDCVMPTRNARNGTLFTSEGRISIKRTEYKEDSSSLDPDCDCYTCRNYSRAYLRHMFLSKEILSMRLNTIHNLYFYMEFFRQMRDSIKEDRFMEFKRKWQSIPF
- a CDS encoding DUF4160 domain-containing protein yields the protein MSPSIFRERGYRFYFLSNEEDRIHIHVTCEDGEAKFWLEPIISLAISHGLNPRKLNEIQKIVEEHKNEIIKAWRTHFSKR
- a CDS encoding DUF2442 domain-containing protein yields the protein MKSLKHGEHISVSVENITPFGIWLYVKEKEYFLSYKDYPYFKDQTLSSIQNVQLLHGYHLYWPELDVDLEIDNLENPEKYPLKFESKKHLTSHSTGRRVAAR
- a CDS encoding nucleotidyl transferase AbiEii/AbiGii toxin family protein, which produces MFEKLLAKVAFSLKRHNIPYMVIGGQAVLLYGAPRLTKDIDITLGVGIDKLSDVVNTVKDAGLEILPKDSEGFVKKTFVLPTRDRKSKMRVDFIFSFTPYERQAISRVRDIVISGTKIKFASLEDIIIHKVFSCRARDLEDVRSMLIKNPDYDMAYIKKWLGEFDKLSEEKKFTSTFKNILKTLKH